Proteins encoded by one window of Psychromonas sp. L1A2:
- a CDS encoding sensor domain-containing protein, producing the protein MLSKVNKVLYIGDNIKLVEALLPINSTTSDFSIVHHICANELETMISEDHYHYFICERPVLNSVRKSITEKHPETHCIYLTNEEPNLKSVNIPSPEMMNLVSAEVKSALDYISIPIYYQNSQSIIVYCNTYFSQIFGLLPDDLIGQCLQEVLPNGVIDKVNNSTLRMVNDHQIRLLEFEMRDVTGIKREFLIREEVADDSDLKVGLLFDISEMNTAKATIEKERVMLRATANLSSDLIFFKDLESRFIGCNKQFEEFVGCPEADILGKKDDQLFEINQARMCQAQDTQVIENNEIYVNNEYLTYNNGEEHYIFMQKVPLKDKDGKVQGLIAIGRDITEKSIIKRQLKLANAVFENSRDGILVTDNTGLIITANDACLDIAGYSKAELLNQKIASFAYGRDYRRLFINIERALLSHGKWQGDVNFYTKQGDLGYFWLEVYQIKHNETEIDNRVYSFTDLTQNKYNEEKIQYLSKHDSLTGLNNRIALFNHLETAIARSNHKQIPIGILFIEIKGIKTINERYGHNQGDLVFRDVAKRLKQSASDKDFIARIGDDQFVLVIEELDNEQVVALIARQIAQQFSETITIEGVAVDLSLSIGISICPDDGIELDTVLSNAETAMLRSKQDKSSAYHFYTNELTVNSTHQLARENELKLALVEDQFEVYYQPQYDLNKRQIVAIECMLRWHHPEQGVLLPERFLMLAEQSGILIELGIKMFTKAAKQAAKWHASGINFGRIALPLSKLELSQLSLIASIQKVLLNTGAKANWFEFEIEESLFSNDLYRVQENLLNLSRLGIALTVEGFGAERSVLYSIDKLNIDKFKISKHFIQGVPGFLAGEAMLKSVFVLANSLGIDVVGETIENDPCLTSGDKILTQDKWNNQKEVMTAAEATFYLRCNKRK; encoded by the coding sequence TTGTTGAGTAAAGTTAATAAGGTGTTATACATAGGCGATAATATTAAGTTAGTTGAAGCCTTGTTACCCATTAATTCTACTACTAGTGATTTTAGTATTGTTCATCATATTTGTGCGAATGAACTTGAAACAATGATTAGTGAAGATCATTATCATTATTTTATTTGTGAAAGGCCGGTTTTAAATTCTGTAAGAAAAAGCATTACAGAAAAGCACCCAGAGACTCACTGTATTTATTTGACGAATGAAGAGCCTAATCTTAAATCGGTCAATATACCTTCTCCTGAAATGATGAACCTTGTTTCAGCAGAAGTTAAATCAGCTTTAGATTACATTAGCATCCCTATTTACTACCAAAACTCACAAAGTATCATTGTATATTGCAATACTTATTTTTCTCAAATATTTGGGTTGTTACCAGATGATTTAATTGGGCAATGCTTGCAAGAGGTTTTACCTAATGGCGTTATTGATAAAGTTAACAACTCAACTTTAAGAATGGTTAATGATCATCAAATTCGTTTACTTGAATTTGAAATGCGCGATGTCACTGGTATTAAACGTGAGTTTTTGATTCGTGAAGAAGTTGCTGATGATAGCGACCTTAAAGTTGGTTTGTTATTTGATATTTCAGAGATGAATACGGCCAAGGCAACCATCGAAAAAGAACGTGTTATGTTACGCGCCACTGCAAATCTTTCTTCTGATTTAATCTTCTTTAAAGACTTAGAAAGTCGTTTTATTGGTTGTAATAAACAATTCGAAGAGTTTGTAGGCTGTCCTGAAGCTGACATCCTTGGTAAAAAAGATGACCAATTATTTGAAATTAACCAAGCTCGAATGTGTCAAGCTCAAGATACTCAAGTAATTGAAAATAATGAAATATACGTTAATAACGAATACCTTACTTATAATAATGGTGAAGAACATTATATCTTTATGCAAAAAGTACCGCTTAAAGATAAAGACGGAAAAGTCCAAGGTTTAATTGCTATTGGGCGAGATATCACTGAAAAAAGTATTATTAAAAGGCAGCTTAAATTAGCTAATGCTGTATTTGAAAATAGTCGTGATGGTATTTTAGTCACTGACAATACAGGTTTAATCATCACTGCTAACGATGCTTGTTTAGATATTGCGGGTTATTCTAAAGCAGAACTATTAAATCAAAAAATAGCTTCATTTGCTTATGGTCGTGATTATCGTCGATTGTTTATTAATATTGAGCGAGCATTATTAAGTCATGGTAAATGGCAAGGTGATGTTAATTTTTATACTAAACAAGGTGATCTTGGTTATTTTTGGTTAGAAGTTTATCAAATCAAACACAATGAAACCGAGATTGATAATCGCGTTTATTCCTTTACTGATTTGACTCAAAATAAATACAACGAAGAAAAAATCCAGTATTTATCTAAACATGATTCTTTAACTGGCCTTAATAATCGTATTGCTTTATTTAATCATTTAGAGACAGCTATTGCTCGTTCTAATCATAAACAAATTCCAATAGGGATTTTGTTTATCGAGATTAAAGGCATTAAAACAATTAATGAACGCTATGGTCATAATCAAGGTGACTTAGTGTTTAGAGATGTAGCAAAACGTCTTAAACAATCTGCTTCAGATAAAGACTTCATTGCTCGTATTGGTGATGATCAGTTTGTTTTAGTGATTGAGGAGCTTGATAATGAACAAGTTGTTGCTTTAATTGCACGACAGATAGCCCAGCAATTTTCTGAAACAATTACTATCGAAGGCGTGGCTGTCGACTTATCCCTTTCAATTGGTATTAGTATTTGTCCTGATGACGGTATCGAGTTAGATACTGTTCTATCTAATGCTGAAACTGCAATGCTTCGTAGTAAGCAAGATAAAAGCAGTGCTTATCACTTTTATACTAATGAATTAACAGTTAATTCTACTCATCAATTAGCACGTGAAAATGAATTAAAATTAGCACTTGTGGAAGACCAATTTGAGGTTTATTACCAACCTCAATATGATCTTAATAAACGTCAAATTGTCGCTATTGAATGCATGTTGAGATGGCATCACCCTGAGCAAGGCGTGTTGTTACCAGAAAGATTTTTAATGCTTGCTGAACAATCAGGTATATTAATTGAGTTAGGCATTAAAATGTTTACTAAGGCCGCTAAACAAGCTGCAAAATGGCATGCATCAGGTATTAATTTTGGCCGAATAGCACTTCCTTTGTCTAAATTGGAATTATCACAACTTTCATTAATTGCCTCAATTCAGAAAGTACTGTTAAATACAGGCGCTAAAGCAAATTGGTTTGAGTTTGAAATTGAAGAAAGTTTATTTAGTAATGATCTGTATAGAGTTCAAGAAAACTTACTCAACTTAAGTCGATTAGGTATTGCACTTACCGTTGAAGGATTTGGTGCTGAACGATCTGTTTTATACTCAATTGATAAACTCAATATCGATAAATTCAAAATTTCCAAACATTTTATCCAAGGAGTGCCTGGATTTTTAGCGGGAGAAGCGATGCTCAAGTCTGTGTTTGTGTTAGCAAACTCACTTGGTATTGATGTAGTAGGGGAAACAATAGAAAACGATCCTTGCCTTACTAGTGGTGATAAAATATTAACGCAGGATAAATGGAATAATCAAAAAGAGGTAATGACAGCGGCCGAAGCTACTTTTTACTTGAGGTGTAATAAACGTAAATAA
- a CDS encoding CBS domain-containing protein: MNKQTVKQIMRKQPITIQCKTPLTEIIHILVTSQQAQLPVINKNKQLIGMVSLIDCQTALLISAYHCDKPVTVNDVMKEEFTFLNEDEDLSEVAINTQKQTENIFPVLKDGKLIAILRRTDLLVHLQKNLSLCSKAQ; the protein is encoded by the coding sequence ATGAATAAGCAAACAGTTAAACAAATCATGCGCAAACAACCGATAACTATTCAATGTAAAACACCATTAACAGAAATCATTCATATTTTAGTCACAAGCCAACAAGCTCAACTACCAGTCATTAATAAGAATAAACAACTGATTGGTATGGTGTCACTTATCGATTGCCAAACAGCATTATTAATTAGTGCTTATCATTGTGATAAACCAGTAACAGTGAACGATGTTATGAAAGAAGAATTTACTTTTTTAAATGAAGATGAAGATTTGTCTGAAGTGGCGATCAATACCCAAAAACAAACGGAGAATATTTTCCCTGTTCTTAAAGACGGTAAATTAATTGCTATTTTAAGACGTACTGATTTATTGGTACATCTACAAAAGAATCTGTCTCTCTGCTCAAAAGCTCAGTAA
- the mltF gene encoding membrane-bound lytic murein transglycosylase MltF — MNKPVFLSCIAIKLKLFITSALVYLLSACNPFIHTTHLEEMQTRQTLIMGTINSSLTYSYDGDNYSGLDYELGKKFATYLKLKLVIKEFDNLDELFTALENDEIDFAGAGLTLTPKRAEKYRSSPPYYYLSQKLVYHKGTYRPRDMSDIDAPINVLKGSSHEENINESLEEYPDLVIKVLENEDQESLLQKIAEKEIEYAIVDSTTLAQKQRYYPSLAEAFTIYEKQPVAWLIRKAQDDSLYSAMIEFMGNQYKSGTIAKIEEKYFGHIGEFDYVDTRTFLKRIDNRLPKYENLFKKYATPEVPWLLLASISYQESHWDPKARSPTGVRGMMMLTRDTAKFVNVKNRLDPEQSIQGGAKYLSQLIQRLPESIPADEKIWFALASYNIGLGHLLDVRRITKMKKQNPDSWADVKENLPLLHQRKWYTKTRYGYARGREAKHYVDNIREYLKTLTWHAQEQEKALKIEAEKQAEIDRLAAIEQAKQAKIEADKQAEIDRLAAIEQAQQAKIEADKQAEIERLAAIEKAKQAKIEADKQAEIDRLAAIEKEKQTRAEAEKKAEAEKLAAAEKAKQAKIEAEKKAEIEDKIKAIELEKKAITEKMSK; from the coding sequence ATGAATAAACCTGTTTTTCTTTCCTGTATCGCGATCAAATTAAAATTATTTATAACCAGTGCATTGGTCTATTTGTTGAGTGCATGTAATCCATTTATACATACAACTCACTTAGAAGAGATGCAAACTCGCCAAACATTAATAATGGGAACCATCAATAGTTCATTAACATATAGTTACGATGGTGATAATTACAGTGGATTAGATTATGAACTAGGAAAGAAATTCGCTACTTATTTAAAATTGAAACTTGTTATTAAAGAATTTGATAATTTAGATGAGTTATTTACAGCATTAGAGAATGATGAGATTGATTTTGCAGGTGCTGGACTGACATTAACGCCAAAACGAGCAGAAAAATATCGTAGCTCACCGCCTTATTATTATTTATCTCAAAAACTTGTTTACCATAAAGGAACCTATCGACCGCGTGACATGTCTGATATCGATGCACCAATTAACGTATTAAAAGGTAGTAGCCATGAAGAAAATATTAATGAGTCTTTAGAAGAATACCCAGACCTTGTTATCAAGGTATTAGAGAATGAAGATCAAGAATCTTTATTACAAAAAATAGCTGAAAAAGAAATTGAATATGCCATCGTAGATAGTACAACGTTGGCCCAAAAACAACGTTATTACCCATCACTTGCCGAAGCATTCACTATCTATGAAAAACAACCTGTTGCTTGGTTAATACGCAAAGCACAAGATGACTCACTGTATTCTGCAATGATTGAATTCATGGGTAACCAATATAAATCAGGCACCATTGCAAAAATAGAAGAAAAGTATTTTGGTCATATTGGTGAATTTGATTATGTCGATACACGTACTTTCCTAAAAAGAATCGACAATAGATTACCTAAATACGAAAATCTGTTTAAAAAATATGCGACACCAGAAGTGCCATGGTTATTACTTGCATCAATCAGTTATCAAGAATCTCATTGGGACCCTAAAGCTCGCTCTCCAACGGGCGTCCGCGGAATGATGATGTTAACCCGTGATACAGCCAAATTTGTTAACGTTAAAAATCGCTTAGACCCAGAACAAAGTATTCAAGGAGGAGCAAAATACCTTTCTCAATTAATTCAGAGATTACCTGAAAGTATCCCGGCAGATGAAAAGATCTGGTTTGCTTTGGCATCTTATAATATTGGTTTAGGTCATTTACTTGATGTTCGAAGAATTACCAAAATGAAAAAACAAAACCCTGACTCATGGGCAGACGTAAAAGAAAACTTACCTTTATTACATCAACGTAAATGGTATACAAAAACACGTTATGGTTATGCTCGTGGACGAGAAGCAAAACACTATGTAGATAATATACGAGAATATTTAAAAACCTTAACGTGGCATGCCCAAGAGCAAGAGAAAGCACTTAAGATAGAAGCTGAGAAACAGGCCGAAATTGATAGACTTGCGGCTATTGAACAAGCAAAACAAGCTAAAATAGAAGCAGATAAACAAGCTGAAATTGATCGACTTGCCGCTATTGAACAAGCACAACAAGCTAAAATAGAAGCAGATAAACAAGCTGAAATTGAAAGGCTTGCCGCTATTGAAAAAGCAAAACAAGCTAAAATAGAAGCAGATAAACAAGCTGAAATTGATCGACTTGCCGCTATTGAAAAAGAAAAGCAAACGAGAGCGGAAGCTGAGAAAAAGGCTGAGGCTGAAAAATTAGCTGCTGCTGAAAAAGCGAAGCAAGCTAAAATAGAAGCAGAGAAAAAAGCAGAAATAGAAGATAAAATAAAAGCGATTGAGTTAGAAAAAAAAGCGATTACTGAAAAAATGAGTAAATAA
- a CDS encoding DMT family transporter gives MNVLLAMLAAFLWGTTYAVTQYSLPGWPPLLLGAIRALPAGLLLLAIKPSMPEAKHWPILVRLGSINIALFFGLLFIMAQTLPSAISGVGMVSLPVFAMFYYWLLHKKKPTKIQFISGITLITLAWFLFDPLNLTLNPVGLIAMIAALASIVIGSNIIQGLRGKMHWWSVLCWQLIIGGSILTVIAFAHALSSPTQYISVLKNISLLNVIGLAWLVFLNTILAYGLYVWLMSRMSVVEFTFAGISNPVAGILMGLILVGDQFTLNQYLLMALIIATSLIGSLLSTYYERKKLKENKSSL, from the coding sequence ATGAATGTTCTGTTGGCTATGTTGGCCGCTTTTTTATGGGGTACAACCTACGCAGTTACACAATATTCTTTACCTGGTTGGCCTCCATTATTATTAGGTGCAATACGTGCTCTACCTGCCGGATTATTATTACTTGCGATTAAGCCGAGTATGCCAGAAGCAAAACATTGGCCTATTTTAGTACGTTTAGGTTCAATCAATATTGCACTATTTTTCGGCTTGTTATTTATCATGGCTCAAACTCTACCTTCAGCAATATCAGGTGTAGGCATGGTTTCGCTTCCTGTCTTTGCCATGTTTTATTACTGGCTATTACACAAAAAGAAGCCTACAAAAATACAATTTATATCCGGCATAACCTTAATTACATTAGCATGGTTTTTATTTGATCCTTTGAATTTAACACTCAACCCAGTGGGTCTAATTGCGATGATTGCTGCACTGGCGAGTATTGTAATTGGTAGTAATATCATTCAAGGCTTAAGAGGTAAAATGCACTGGTGGTCAGTACTCTGTTGGCAATTAATTATTGGTGGCAGTATATTAACGGTTATTGCTTTTGCTCATGCCCTGTCATCGCCAACTCAATATATCTCAGTTTTAAAGAACATTAGTTTACTTAATGTAATCGGCTTAGCTTGGTTAGTTTTCCTCAATACAATATTAGCTTATGGTTTATATGTTTGGTTAATGAGTCGAATGTCAGTCGTAGAGTTTACTTTTGCCGGTATTAGTAACCCAGTTGCCGGTATTTTAATGGGGCTCATATTAGTGGGAGATCAATTTACACTCAACCAATACCTTCTAATGGCATTAATTATTGCCACATCATTAATTGGCTCATTGCTCAGTACTTACTACGAACGTAAAAAACTCAAAGAAAATAAAAGTAGCCTCTAA
- the purL gene encoding phosphoribosylformylglycinamidine synthase, producing MEILRGAPALSTFRVNQLLKNCEALDLPVTGIYAEFMHAADLSDSLNDQELAVLQKLLTYGPKIAEHDPVGILLFVTPRPGTISPWSSKATDIAKNCGLTKVKRLERGIAYYVETATELNAEQIKALTGLLHDRMMEVVLTSLDDAATLFVQGKPGEMTSVDVLGQGRSALETANVSLGLALATDEIDYLVENFIKLGRNPNDIELMMFAQANSEHCRHKIFNADWTIDGQKQPKSLFKMIRNTHELHPEHVLSAYSDNAAVMEGYKAGRFFPSVDDREFGYHHEDIDILMKVETHNHPTAISPFPGAATGSGGEIRDEGATGIGSKPKAGLVGFSVSNLRIPSFEQPWETDFGKPSRIVSALDIMLEAPLGGAAFNNEFGRPNILGYFRTYEEQVESHNGSEIRGYHKPIMLAGGLGNIRREHVQKKEIPVGAKLIVLGGPAMNIGLGGGAASSMDSGASSEDLDFASVQRENPEMERRCQEVIDRCWQMGEDNPIQFIHDVGAGGLSNAMPELVNDGGRGGIFDLRAIPNDEKSMAPHEIWCNESQERYVMAVKPENLATFEAICKRERALYAVIGEATEEMHLTLNDAEFDNKPIDMPLEVLLGKAPKMHRDVKTQTAQGKALDLSGATVKEAAERLLRLPSIAEKTFLITIGDRTVTGLVARDQMVGPWQVPVADCAVTAASYDTYFGESMALGERTPVALLNFGASARLAVAESITNIACSDIGDFKRIKLSANWMSATGHPGEDAGLYEAVKAVGEELCPELELTIPVGKDSMSMKTRWQEEDGSEKEVISPLSLIITAFGAVRDIRNTVTPQLRTDQGETDLILIDLGNGKNRLGGSSLAQVYKQLGQTTPDLDNPELLKGFFNAVQTLVADKKLLAYHDRSDGGLFSTITEMAFAGHCGVTVKLDQVGSDDFSALYSEELGAVIQVKREDKEAVLNTLAGHGLSSSSLVIGSLNTTDKIEFIRDGVEVLAAKRAEFRGIWAETTLKMQSLRDNSECAQQEFDLKLDDKDPGLSTKLTFDINEDVAAPYIAKGVQPRMAILREQGVNSQQEMAAAFNRAGFSAIDVHMSDVLSGDVQLEDFAGLVACGGFSYGDVLGAGEGWAKSILFNEQARNQFQTFFERENSFALGVCNGCQMLSNLNELIPGSDLWPRFVRNNSERFEARFSLVEVQKSNSLFLNDMAGSHMPIAVSHGEGRVEVKDSSHLAAIEASDTIALRFIDNYGNNTQAYPANPNGSPNGITGLTSKDGRVTIMMPHPERVFRTVANSWHPDEWREDSPWMRMFRNVRKQLG from the coding sequence ATGGAAATTTTGCGAGGGGCACCTGCCTTATCGACATTTCGTGTTAATCAGTTGTTGAAAAACTGTGAAGCATTAGATTTACCTGTGACAGGCATATATGCAGAATTTATGCATGCTGCAGATTTATCTGATTCTTTAAATGACCAAGAGTTAGCTGTATTACAAAAGCTATTAACTTACGGACCGAAGATAGCAGAGCATGACCCAGTAGGGATACTTCTCTTTGTCACGCCACGCCCAGGCACTATTTCGCCTTGGTCATCAAAAGCAACGGACATTGCTAAAAACTGTGGTTTAACTAAAGTAAAACGCTTAGAGCGTGGTATTGCTTATTATGTTGAAACGGCTACAGAATTAAATGCAGAACAAATTAAAGCATTAACAGGTTTATTGCATGACCGAATGATGGAAGTGGTATTAACATCGTTAGATGATGCGGCTACGTTATTTGTGCAAGGCAAACCTGGTGAAATGACTAGCGTAGATGTCTTAGGGCAAGGGCGTAGTGCGTTAGAAACAGCCAATGTGAGCTTAGGTTTAGCGTTAGCAACTGATGAAATAGATTACTTAGTTGAAAACTTTATCAAGTTAGGTCGTAACCCTAACGATATTGAATTAATGATGTTTGCACAGGCAAACTCAGAGCATTGTCGTCATAAGATCTTCAATGCCGATTGGACAATTGATGGCCAAAAACAGCCTAAATCATTGTTCAAAATGATTCGTAATACACATGAATTACATCCTGAACATGTTTTATCTGCCTACAGTGATAACGCAGCGGTAATGGAAGGTTACAAAGCAGGTCGCTTCTTCCCAAGCGTTGATGACCGTGAATTTGGCTACCACCATGAAGATATTGATATCTTGATGAAAGTAGAAACACATAACCATCCAACGGCTATTTCACCTTTCCCTGGCGCTGCAACTGGTTCTGGCGGTGAAATTCGTGATGAAGGCGCAACAGGTATTGGCTCTAAACCAAAAGCAGGTTTAGTGGGTTTCTCTGTTTCTAACCTACGTATTCCAAGCTTCGAGCAACCATGGGAAACTGATTTTGGTAAACCAAGTCGTATCGTTTCTGCATTAGACATTATGCTTGAGGCGCCTTTAGGTGGAGCTGCATTCAATAATGAATTTGGTCGTCCAAATATCCTAGGTTACTTCCGTACTTACGAAGAACAAGTTGAAAGCCATAATGGGAGTGAGATCCGTGGTTACCACAAACCAATTATGTTGGCAGGTGGCCTAGGTAATATTCGCCGCGAACATGTCCAAAAGAAAGAAATTCCGGTTGGGGCTAAGCTCATTGTATTAGGTGGCCCAGCAATGAACATCGGTTTAGGTGGTGGTGCTGCATCATCAATGGACTCAGGTGCTTCATCAGAAGATTTAGATTTTGCTTCAGTACAACGTGAAAATCCAGAAATGGAACGTCGTTGTCAGGAAGTGATCGACCGTTGTTGGCAGATGGGTGAAGATAACCCAATCCAATTTATTCACGATGTCGGTGCTGGTGGATTGTCAAATGCAATGCCTGAACTTGTGAATGATGGCGGACGTGGTGGTATTTTCGATCTACGTGCGATTCCAAATGATGAGAAAAGTATGGCGCCGCATGAGATTTGGTGTAACGAATCTCAAGAACGTTATGTAATGGCGGTTAAGCCTGAAAACTTAGCAACCTTTGAAGCCATTTGTAAACGTGAACGCGCATTATATGCTGTGATCGGTGAAGCAACTGAAGAGATGCATTTAACGCTTAACGATGCTGAGTTTGATAACAAACCAATCGATATGCCGTTAGAAGTATTATTAGGTAAAGCGCCTAAAATGCATCGCGATGTAAAAACACAAACAGCTCAAGGTAAAGCATTAGATCTTTCTGGTGCAACGGTTAAAGAAGCGGCGGAACGTTTATTACGTTTACCGTCTATTGCTGAAAAAACTTTCCTTATTACTATTGGCGACCGAACTGTTACTGGTTTAGTGGCTCGAGACCAAATGGTTGGCCCTTGGCAAGTACCTGTTGCCGATTGTGCAGTAACTGCTGCAAGTTATGATACTTACTTTGGTGAGTCGATGGCATTGGGTGAACGTACACCTGTTGCATTGCTTAATTTCGGTGCTTCTGCTCGTTTGGCGGTGGCTGAATCAATTACTAATATTGCTTGTTCTGATATCGGTGATTTCAAACGCATTAAATTATCTGCTAACTGGATGTCTGCAACGGGTCACCCTGGTGAAGATGCTGGTTTGTATGAAGCGGTTAAAGCCGTTGGTGAAGAGTTATGTCCTGAATTAGAACTGACTATTCCTGTTGGTAAAGACTCAATGTCAATGAAGACGCGCTGGCAGGAAGAAGACGGTAGCGAGAAAGAAGTTATCTCTCCATTGTCTTTAATTATTACTGCATTTGGTGCGGTTCGTGATATTCGTAATACGGTAACACCGCAATTACGTACCGATCAAGGTGAGACTGATTTAATTTTAATTGACCTTGGTAATGGAAAAAATCGTCTAGGTGGTTCATCACTTGCGCAAGTTTATAAGCAGTTAGGTCAAACAACACCTGATTTAGATAATCCTGAATTATTAAAAGGGTTCTTTAATGCCGTACAAACACTAGTTGCAGATAAAAAATTATTAGCTTACCACGATAGAAGTGACGGTGGCTTATTCTCAACAATCACTGAAATGGCTTTTGCTGGACATTGTGGTGTAACGGTTAAGCTTGACCAAGTAGGTAGTGATGATTTTTCTGCTCTATATTCAGAAGAACTAGGCGCTGTAATTCAAGTTAAACGTGAAGATAAAGAAGCAGTCTTAAATACGCTGGCTGGACACGGTTTATCATCAAGTTCATTAGTGATTGGTTCATTAAACACAACGGATAAAATCGAATTTATTCGTGATGGGGTAGAAGTTTTAGCTGCTAAGCGTGCTGAATTCCGTGGAATCTGGGCTGAAACAACCCTTAAAATGCAATCGCTACGTGATAACTCTGAATGTGCACAACAAGAGTTTGATCTTAAATTAGATGATAAAGATCCTGGCCTATCAACTAAATTAACCTTTGATATTAACGAAGATGTTGCTGCTCCTTATATTGCTAAAGGTGTTCAACCTCGTATGGCAATTCTACGTGAACAAGGTGTAAACTCTCAACAAGAGATGGCGGCTGCCTTTAACCGTGCTGGTTTCTCGGCGATTGATGTTCACATGAGTGATGTCTTATCGGGTGATGTTCAGTTAGAAGACTTTGCAGGCTTAGTCGCTTGTGGTGGTTTCTCTTACGGCGATGTACTAGGTGCAGGGGAAGGTTGGGCTAAGTCAATCTTGTTTAATGAACAAGCTCGTAACCAATTCCAAACGTTCTTTGAGCGTGAGAATTCATTTGCACTAGGTGTTTGTAATGGTTGTCAAATGCTATCGAATCTTAATGAGTTAATTCCAGGTTCTGATTTATGGCCACGTTTTGTTAGAAATAACTCTGAACGTTTTGAAGCGCGTTTTAGTTTGGTTGAAGTGCAAAAGTCTAACTCATTGTTCTTAAATGATATGGCGGGTTCACATATGCCAATTGCTGTTTCTCATGGTGAAGGCCGTGTAGAAGTGAAAGATAGCTCACATCTTGCTGCTATTGAGGCAAGTGATACTATTGCATTACGCTTTATTGATAACTATGGTAACAATACTCAAGCTTACCCAGCTAATCCAAATGGTTCGCCAAATGGTATTACAGGTCTTACTTCGAAAGATGGTCGTGTCACAATCATGATGCCTCATCCGGAGCGAGTATTCAGGACGGTTGCTAACTCTTGGCACCCTGATGAATGGAGAGAAGATAGCCCATGGATGCGGATGTTTAGAAATGTTCGTAAACAGTTAGGTTAG